The Dryobates pubescens isolate bDryPub1 chromosome 41, bDryPub1.pri, whole genome shotgun sequence genome includes a region encoding these proteins:
- the SLC27A3 gene encoding long-chain fatty acid transport protein 3, with translation MALAAALAALAALALLQRLLRPHLWDDLAFVLRAARCRRRAVAAAAGGCRSLAARFLRAAREAPARPFLRARGRAEPYGSGARSVARVVNALRGWPLAGSGELGPGVTVGLLVGNEPRFVWGWLGLAALGARPAFLGTALPPAALRHCLRACGARGLLVADDLFASVEPILPSLREDGIVVWVLGSGPYPPGVVALQKLLDAASEELEPEDVWQPKDMNDTCLYIFTSGTTGLPKAARVSHLKSIMCLSFYELVGASGRDVVYLALPLYHMAGSLLGIVGCIGIGATCVLKEKFSASQFWADCRAEGVTVFQYIGELCRYLVNQPQCPGERDHSLRLAVGSGLRPDVWRSFLQRFGAVRIVETYGMTEGNVTLFNYTGTPGAVGRSSFIYKLFSPFEIVRYDVTEGAPVRDAAGRCIRVRAGETGLLIAPVTSRTPFLGYAGSRELSEQKLLRGVFAEGDTYFSTGDLMEQDAAQFVRFRDRTGDTYRWKGENVATTEVSEVLVAHESLQEATVYGVTVPGHEGRAGMAAVVLRPGWRLDGSALYRHLEQLLPPYARPRFLRLQERLAMTETFKQQKVRLAQEGFDPARVPDPLFLLDEAARAYVPLGPALLQGVLDGSFRI, from the exons ATGGCGCTGGCGGCGGCGCTGGCGGCGCTGGCGGCTCTGgcgctgctgcagaggctgctccgGCCTCACCTTTGGGACGATTTGGCTTTCGTGCTCCGGGCCGCCCGGTGCCGGCGGcgggcggtggcggcggcggccggggggTGCCGCTCCTTGGCCGCTCGGTTCCTGCGGGCGGCTCGGGAGGCACCGGCGCGGCCGTTCCTGCGGGCGCGGGGGAGAGCGGAGCCGTACGGGAGCGGGGCGCGGAGCGTGGCCCGGGTGGTCAACGCGCTGCGGGGGTGGCCCCTGGCGGGGAGCGGGGAGCTGGGCCCCGGTGTCAccgtggggctgctggtggggaacGAGCCGCGGTTcgtctggggctggctggggctggcggCGCTCGGAGCCCGTCCTGCCTTCCTGGGCACGGCGCTGCCGCCCGCCGCGCTCCGGCACTGCCTGCGGGCCTGCGGGGCAcgggggctgctggtggccgaCG ACCTCTTTGCATCGGTGGAGcccatcctgcccagcctgcgGGAGGATGGCATCGTGGTGTGGGTGCTGGGCTCGGGGCCCTACCCCCCTGGCGTGGTGGCCCTTCAGAAACTGCTGGACGCAGCCTCCgaggagctggagcctgagGACGTCTGGCAGCCCAAGGACATGAACGATACCTGCCTCTACATCTTCACCTCTGGCACCACCG gtctccccaaagccgcCCGCGTCTCCCACCTCAAGTCCATCATGTGCCTGAGCTTCTACGAGCTGGTGGGAGCGTCGGGCCGGGACGTGGTGTACCTGGCGCTGCCTCTCTACCACATGGCCGGATCCCTCCTGGGCATCGTTGGCTGCATCGGCATcg GGGCCACTTGTGTGCTGAAGGAGAAGTTCTCGGccagccagttctgggctgacTGCCGCGCCGAGGGCGTCACCGTCTTCCAGTACATCGGAGAGCTCTGCCGCTACCTCGtcaaccagccccag TGCCCTGGGGAGCGAGACCACAGCCTGCGGCTGGCGGTGGGCAGCGGCCTGCGCCCCGACGTCTGGAGGAGCTTCCTGCAGCGCTTCGGCGCCGTCCGCATCGTGGAGACCTACGGCATGACCGAGGGCAACGTCACCCTCTTCAACTACACCGGGACCCCGGGGGCCGTGGGGCGCAGCAGCTTCATCTAcaag CTCTTCTCGCCCTTCGAGATCGTTCGCTACGATGTCACCGAGGGAGCCCCGGTGCGGGACGCGGCCGGGCGCTGCATCCGCGTGCGGGCCG GCGAGACGGGGCTGCTGATCGCCCCGGTGACCTCCCGGACCCCCTTCCTGGGCTACGCTGGCAGCCGGGAGCTGTcggagcagaagctgctgcgcGGAGTCTTCGCCGAGGGCGATACCTACTTCAGCACcggggacctgatggagcaggatgCGGCCCAGTTCGTGCGCTTCCGGGACCGCACTGGGGACACCTACAG GTGGAAAGGTGAGAACGTGGCCACCACAGAGGTGTCCGAAGTCTTGGTGGCCCACGAGTCGCTGCAGGAAGCCACCGTCTATGGTGTCACCGTGCCAG gccacgAGGGCCGTGCCGGGATGGCGGCCGTGGTGCTGCGCCCCGGCTGGCGGCTGGACGGCTCCGCGCTCTACCggcacctggagcagctgctgccgcCCTACGCCCGGCCCCGCTTCCTCCGCCTGCAG GAGCGCCTGGCGATGACGGAGACGTTCAAGCAGCAGAAGGTGCGGCTGGCGCAGGAGGGCTTTGACCCTGCTCGCGTCCCTGACCCTCTCTTCCTGCTGGACGAGGCCGCCAGAGCCTACGTGCCCCTGGGCCCCGCGCTGCTGCAGGGGGTCCTGGACGGCAGCTTCCGCATTTAG